A segment of the Bacillus pseudomycoides genome:
TAATTTCATATTTGTAAAATTTCTTTATCATCTCGTTTATAAAAACGAATCCAACATACAAGCTATCTAAAAATAGGCAATCGAACAAGGTACATCACCCAGTAAAAACTCATATTTTGTTGTTGTACGTATTGAAATTGATTTATAGTTTCTATATTTATCGCTGTTTATTACAGAAATAATTATAGAAAAACATCGATTAATTGTGCTGGATAGAAGCTTAAATTTATAAACGGAGGTTATAAAAATGAATGAATTTCAACAAGAACTACAATCATTGAATCTAAATGATTATCAGCCTGGGAATGTTGTGTACTGGGATAATCAAAATCAATACCCATATTATTATGCACAAGAAGATGCTCGTCGCTGTGGCGGCTGCGGACGTTGCGGCGGTTGCGGCGGACGTTGTGGTGGTTGCGGCGGACGTTGTTTCGGCTGTTTCGGCTGTGCAGGCTGCGGCGGTTGCGGCGGGGGATGCTTTAGCTGCTGGAGCTGGTGGTTCATTTAACTTTGTAACATAAATGAAATTATTGTATGAAAGAAAGGTGTATGTACATGTTCAGAGTGTAGAGACACTTTTCTTTCATTTTGTGAATTAAACAAATAAAAGGACATCTTCTATTTTCATCGAAATTAATATTTGATATAGCATTTCATACAGAGGTGAATGAGACATTGCATACATACCAAAAATTAGTTTCATGGGTAGAAGATATAAAAGAACGGAATCATAGTTCTGCAGCAGCACTTTTTATTATGAAAGATAATGAAGTG
Coding sequences within it:
- a CDS encoding heterocycloanthracin/sonorensin family bacteriocin, whose protein sequence is MNEFQQELQSLNLNDYQPGNVVYWDNQNQYPYYYAQEDARRCGGCGRCGGCGGRCGGCGGRCFGCFGCAGCGGCGGGCFSCWSWWFI